In Gemmatimonadota bacterium, the genomic window AGGAGCTAAAAAGACCGGGCAACTCGAAACCCGAATAGATAGTTGGACTGATCTTCGGCAGTAAACCAGAAGCGAAGCGCCGAACGCAAGGTCCATGGAAAATAATGCCACGAACCACCACGCAACACGCGATAATTAAATAAGCTGCGGGAAGGGAGGACCAATCCCTAATTCTTCTTTCATCCGCCCAAACCGTTTAGAAGCCTACGATCCTTCAGTTTATATGCAAAAAGTATGCCAATGTGATGAATCCCCAAACACATACTCGTAAGATGTTATTTTTAATCAGGATAAAATTATTATAAAAAATAAGAGCCAGACGGAATTTTATATCTTTGAGAACATATACGATCTCAAAAATAACCAATCTGACTCTTAAGTATCTTAATAACAGTAATTTAATTGCAAAAGAACATATATGACCCTAAAAGGTCATATATGTTCTTTATCTATCCGGGCGTTTGATACCCAGTTTTCTCATTTTCCCATACAGCGTCCCAGGATTTAGTCCCAGCAATGTTGCCGCGCCTCCGGCGCCCTTGATTTTCCAATTGGTGGCTTTAAGCATTTCGAGGATATAGCGGCGGTCATGTTCATCCAAAGACACGACTTCTCGGTCTTGCGAAGTGGGTAAAGTGATCCGCCTAAGAGGTGAGGCTGTGATTTGAGAACCCATCATTCCAAGATCATCCACTTCAATTTGAGAATCTCGGCACACGATGACGGCGCGTTGTATCGTATGCTCTAATTCTCGCACATTGCCAGGCCAATCGTATGCTTGCAACACTTCTATCACCTCTGCCGCCAAAGGCCCGATTTGCTTGTTCAGATGTGTGGCCATACGATTCTTGAAAAACTCGGCAAGATCTGGTATATCCTCCTTGCGCTCGCGCAGCGGCGGTAAAGACATTGGAAAGGCATTGAGGCGGTAATAGAGATCCTCGCGGAAAGCACTCGCGCTGATCATCTCTTCAAGGTCGCGATTGGTCGCTATCACAATGCGCGCCTGTACCTTCAACGTCTCATTGCCTCCAACGCGCTCAAAGATGCCCTCTTCCAGCAAGCGCAACATCCTGGCCTGCATTTCCAGACTCATATCGCCAATTTCATCCAAAAAGAGCGTGCCACCTTTCGCCAGTTCTACCTTACCCAGTCTGCGAGAAACCGCGCTGGTAAAGGCTCCCCTCTCGTGACCAAACAGTTCACTATCGATCAGCGTTTCAGGCAGTGCACCGCAGTTGACCTGTATAAAAGGACCATCGCAATTGGGACTCAGCGCGTGTAATACCCGCGCTGCTAATCCCTTACCCACACCGGTTTCACCTATAATCAGCACGGACAGATCAGTGGATGCTACCTTTCTGAGTTGGATTTGAAACGCGTGCAGGGCCGCACTCCCACCGATAAACTCGTTATTCCCCTGACTATTGAGTGTCGCAGTCAGACCCTCAATACGCGGATCTGGCTCTACTGAGAGTTGCACCTGCGCCACCTCTGAGTAATTGAGATCGCGATCTATCGCCCTGACCTGGAACGTGTACTCTCCCGGCGGCAAATTCCGGTAATGCGCCCGCATCTTTCGAGTTGCTGATTGCCAGTCAGCATCGTAGCCCTTCAGGCGATAGATGTAGAGCATATCGCGGGGATGGGTGGAAAAACTCAGGCCCTTGTACTCGAAAATCACATGCTGACCTATGGTAGATACGATGACGTCCTGCGGGTTCTCATAGATCTGATCGGCAACAATCTGAAGCAGGCGAATCCGGGGTGGGGTCTTTTGTTGCCGGTAGCGCACCAGAAAATTCTGGACTGTACCAAACCAGAAGTTTCCATCGCGATCTTCGAGTATCTGACAAACTGGTCCTATGTGCGGTGCCTTGATGGTCTGGAAAAGCTGACCATCGTAGTGAACCGCTCCCCCGTCTGTGCCGAGCCAGAGGTGGCCTTGCCGATCCTCGAACAAGCAACGGATGCGGTTGCTCGGCAAACCATCTTCAGTAGTGAAGTTGCGAAAGACAGTGCCATCAAAGCAACTGAGACCTCTTTGAGTAGCCACCCACAGGTTCCCATTTCGGTCTAACAGCAAATCGCTAACCCTGTTGTCTATCAGCCCATCTTCAACCCCATAAAATTTGAGCCCCTCTTCCGGATGCCAGCGCGCAAAGCCCTTGCATCTAATAGAAAAATTCTGGTATGACAGATGAAAATAGATCTCGCTATTGCGCCCGGTAATCACTGTGCCGATGCGGCTGTAAGGATCTTTATCTTTATCTTCCACAAAAAGGGTCTGAAGCTGCCCGCCCTGCTCGTAAGTAATCTTTAATGGACTGGCAAGAAGATCTTTCCTGCTTTTTATATTCTCCCATTCCCAATGTCCAAAAAGGAATTGTTCTTGCGAGTCCTGTGCGATTGCGCTGACACTTTTATTGCCTAAGCCCGCTATTGTTTGCATTTTTTTTAGTCTTTGTCCATCGTAGCAGAACAGGCCATCGCGACTACCAAACCACAGGTCCCCATTGCGGTCTTCATAGATGGCGTAACAGTTGTTGATATCAGCACCATCCTCAGTGCTTACGAATTCAAAGTGCTCACCATCAAAGCGAAAAACGCTTTTGTCCAAATGGTTGAAAACAGGAGACACAGAACCGACCCATATATCACCGCAACTGTCTTGTGCGATCTGTGAGATTTCTGGCTCTCCTGTAGACAATTCCGAACTGAGGTCGAAAACGCTGATACTGTGCGCATCGTAAAGGCCGACGCCACCCCAGGTGGCGAACCAAAACTGATGATCGCGGTCCTGGAACACGGCTTTGACCGCGGGATGGGGCAACCCATCAGCAGGGGTAAACCTGCGGAACCCACCACCGTCCTGATAGAGCACGCCTTCTGAGGTGCAAAACCACATTCGACCTTCACGGTCACACTGAATTTTGCGCAAAACATCACCCAAATCTATCTGAACAGGCTGGAAGTTGCCATCAGCATAGAACCAGAGTTCATTCTGTAATCCGTGCTGTCCAAACCACACCTTACCGGTACTGTCCTGACCCACGACATAACTTGTATAGCCTGGCGGAATACCGTCTTTTTCTTCATGGCGATAGAAGGATGTGCCATTAAAACGGATGAGGTTTTTAAAGCCAAACCACATCTGGCCTTCTGGATCCTGGGCAATGCCCCGACACTGATTGGGCGAGTAAGGAGCTGGCGGCTGGTCGTAGTGCTGAAGGTAGAGCGGCATCAGATCGTGGAACACAGTGCCGTCATAATATCCCAGAGTGCGGTGACCGCCACACCATATACGCCCCTCACGGTCTTCGTAGATGCACTGCACTGCACGATCTGCAATCCCTTCGTCCTCCAAATGATGGAAGTCTGCTCCATCATACCAGCAGACCCCATTTAGTGTACCGAACCACAACCGATTCTGACTATCCTCTGAAACAAGATAAACGCTGTCACCCACAAGACCATCCTGGTGGGTAAAATTCTGAAATGCGTCTCCATCGAAGTGACTAACACCGTTGTCCCATGTGGCGAACCAGAGGTAACCCTCGCTATCCTCGGCAATGTGTTCAATACGCATCCCTGCCAGACCATCGGCCATAGAATAAGTCTGCCAGGTCCCTTTGCGGTCAAGTGGTTTGATCATAAAAAACCTTATGATATAAAAAACAGGTTTATAGTTTATCTCACATTTGCAAACTAAATAATAATAATGATTTCCAAATATCCAAGGACAAATTACTCTTCAATCATTTGCCAAAATTTCCTTCTTTGCCTCTCCTTGCTCTTAATCTGGAGTAACGGCTGTAACCGATAGACAGATAGGAGATCCAATCTCGGATCTGAGTCATCTATCCTCAATATGAAATCTTTAATTTTCTCATCCAGCTTGAGCAACCGTAGAATCAAGCGGGTTTTGGTT contains:
- a CDS encoding sigma 54-interacting transcriptional regulator: MIKPLDRKGTWQTYSMADGLAGMRIEHIAEDSEGYLWFATWDNGVSHFDGDAFQNFTHQDGLVGDSVYLVSEDSQNRLWFGTLNGVCWYDGADFHHLEDEGIADRAVQCIYEDREGRIWCGGHRTLGYYDGTVFHDLMPLYLQHYDQPPAPYSPNQCRGIAQDPEGQMWFGFKNLIRFNGTSFYRHEEKDGIPPGYTSYVVGQDSTGKVWFGQHGLQNELWFYADGNFQPVQIDLGDVLRKIQCDREGRMWFCTSEGVLYQDGGGFRRFTPADGLPHPAVKAVFQDRDHQFWFATWGGVGLYDAHSISVFDLSSELSTGEPEISQIAQDSCGDIWVGSVSPVFNHLDKSVFRFDGEHFEFVSTEDGADINNCYAIYEDRNGDLWFGSRDGLFCYDGQRLKKMQTIAGLGNKSVSAIAQDSQEQFLFGHWEWENIKSRKDLLASPLKITYEQGGQLQTLFVEDKDKDPYSRIGTVITGRNSEIYFHLSYQNFSIRCKGFARWHPEEGLKFYGVEDGLIDNRVSDLLLDRNGNLWVATQRGLSCFDGTVFRNFTTEDGLPSNRIRCLFEDRQGHLWLGTDGGAVHYDGQLFQTIKAPHIGPVCQILEDRDGNFWFGTVQNFLVRYRQQKTPPRIRLLQIVADQIYENPQDVIVSTIGQHVIFEYKGLSFSTHPRDMLYIYRLKGYDADWQSATRKMRAHYRNLPPGEYTFQVRAIDRDLNYSEVAQVQLSVEPDPRIEGLTATLNSQGNNEFIGGSAALHAFQIQLRKVASTDLSVLIIGETGVGKGLAARVLHALSPNCDGPFIQVNCGALPETLIDSELFGHERGAFTSAVSRRLGKVELAKGGTLFLDEIGDMSLEMQARMLRLLEEGIFERVGGNETLKVQARIVIATNRDLEEMISASAFREDLYYRLNAFPMSLPPLRERKEDIPDLAEFFKNRMATHLNKQIGPLAAEVIEVLQAYDWPGNVRELEHTIQRAVIVCRDSQIEVDDLGMMGSQITASPLRRITLPTSQDREVVSLDEHDRRYILEMLKATNWKIKGAGGAATLLGLNPGTLYGKMRKLGIKRPDR